The following coding sequences are from one Triticum aestivum cultivar Chinese Spring chromosome 5A, IWGSC CS RefSeq v2.1, whole genome shotgun sequence window:
- the LOC123102016 gene encoding ATP-dependent RNA helicase DEAH12, chloroplastic, with protein sequence MEERLYDAGDGSAGNPSAEDAAGNPRGEDVAANSRGEDDFRSCCGDEEEWEDTEESFMAGVSEAELDETSVRLFFKGVSSSDVDGKKLSGIGVVMERTPGVPLHRVQKKLDFYVDELVAEHLALMDGLLVALQKGIRKIFAFTNSEKLYFQIAEAEILEDQLLVALGHRILELVEKLEDFDLILLPSFELERPLKLAKEAIGIVYVSPYEVATCPLCCEERRGSHMIKVGCSHKFCYSCLIVYVEGRLHASKLPIRCPQLRCKYHISAGECKSFLPVSSYESLERAFAVGGSTYDMEGFYCPYPNCSVSLDLSQHFSRAGSSSQSDLNCIECPECHRDICINCGVPWHIMMGCDEYQSLPVEEGGAGDLSLHRLAQNNSWRRCQRCRRMIELTQGCFHMTCWCGHEFCYSCGAEYNNGVQACQCVFWDEDNAEPSAAQSCQASEIWAWDTFDCMPTAADGYSEQERAQLALIQRFLAGGFSLSGDHHHLSQQSSPPRCAADSYIVDTMKDLHQLPWLERFVSVMSDTYNDDYIQ encoded by the exons ATGGAGGAGAGGCTGTATGATGCCGGCGATGGCTCCGCTGGCAATCCGAGCGCTGAGGATGCCGCTGGCAATCCGAGAGGTGAGGACGTCGCTGCCAACTCGAGAGGCGAGGACGACTTCAGGAGCTGCTGTGGGGACGAGGAGGAGTGGGAGGACACGGAGGAGTCCTTCATGGCCGGCGTCTCCGAAGCGGAGCTCGACGAGACTTCAGTGCGGCTCTTCTTCAAGGGTGTGTCGAGCTCGGACGTGGATGGGAAGAAGCTGTCCGGGATCGGCGTGGTGATGGAGAGGACACCTGGGGTGCCTCTTCACAGGGTGCAGAAGAAGCTGGATTTCTATGTGGATGAGCTGGTGGCTGAGCACTTGGCACTCATGGATGGCCTGTTGGTGGCATTGCAGAAGGGCATACGCAAGATCTTCGCCTTCACTAATTCAGAGAAGCTATACTTCCAG ATTGCAGAAGCTGAAATTCTTGAAGACCAGCTTTTGGTAGCTTTAGGACACAGGATTCTTGAACTGGTTGAGAAGCTGGAGGATTTTGATCTAATATTGCTTCCTAGCTTTGAACTTGAGAGGCCATTGAAGTTGGCCAAAGAAGCAATAGGCATCGTGTATGTATCTCCCTATGAGGTTGCCACCTGCCCGCTATGCTGCGAGGAAAGACGAGGTTCTCATATGATCAAGGTCGGCTGTTCCCACAAATTTTGCTACAGTTGCTTGATTGTGTATGTTGAAGGCAGGCTGCATGCCTCGAAGCTGCCTATTAGATGCCCACAGTTAAGGTGTAAATATCATATTTCGGCTGGTGAGTGTAAATCATTCCTTCCGGTGAGCAGCTATGAGTCCCTGGAGAGGGCTTTCGCGGTGGGCGGCAGCACCTATGACATGGAGGGGTTCTATTGCCCCTATCCAAACTGTTCGGTTTCGTTAGACCTCAGTCAGCACTTCTCCAGGGCAGGCTCGTCCAGTCAGTCGGACCTCAATTGCATCGAGTGCCCGGAATGCCACAGAGATATCTGTATCAACTGTGGAGTGCCATGGCACATCATGATGGGGTGTGATGAGTACCAGAGCCTGCCTGTCGAGGAAGGAGGTGCAGGGGACCTATCTTTGCATCGGCTAGCACAAAACAATAGTTGGAGGCGATGTCAGAGATGTCGACGGATGATTGAACTAACGCAGGGCTGCTTCCACATGACTTGCTG GTGTGGCCATGAGTTCTGCTACTCCTGTGGCGCCGAGTACAACAACGGCGTACAGGCATGCCAGTGCGTATTCTGGGACGAAGACAACGCTGAGCCCTCGGCGGCGCAGTCCTGCCAGGCATCTGAGATCTGGGCGTGGGACACCTTCGACTGCATGCCCACGGCCGCCGACGGCTACTCGGAGCAGGAGCGGGCGCAGCTGGCGCTCATCCAGCGGTTCCTGGCGGGGGGTTTCAGCCTGagcggcgaccaccaccacctgaGCCAGCAGTCGTCGCCGCCCCGCTGCGCGGCAGACTCGTACATCGTCGACACCATGAAGGACCTCCACCAGCTGCCGTGGCTCGAGCGGTTCGTGTCGGTGATGAGCGACACCTACAACGACGACTACATCCAATGA
- the LOC123102017 gene encoding protein FERTILITY RESTORER RF2, mitochondrial encodes MVAMSTLAAGSLPGTVVPNGLLTRRFQGSQFQKTQVNHISFEREVSTKATLRSVKCSAQTQSVQRKSSTATVKRSDPKGKVQGPKLDDGSGGFPPFRFGKGGGGGGGGGGGNSYFGGFLLFTIVLLLDYLKEFEKYLLARKHRAGDDDDAGYDTSGGMLGQSP; translated from the exons ATGGTGGCCATGTCAACGCTTGCCGCTGGATCGTTGCCGGGAACTGTGGTCCCCAATGGTCTTTTAACAAGGAGGTTTCAAG GTTCACAATTTCAGAAAACTCAAGTTAACCACATCTCATTTGAACGGGAAGTTTCTACTAAAGCAACACTGAGG AGTGTAAAATGCAGTGCTCAAACCCAAAGTGTTCAGCGCAAATCTTCAACCGCGACTGTCAAACGATCTGACCCCAAAG GAAAGGTTCAAGGACCTAAGTTGGACGATGGAAGCGGTGGGTTCCCTCCGTTCCGTTTCGGCaaaggaggcggcggaggtggaggcggtgggggTGGTAACAGCTACTTTGGCGGGTTCCTCCTCTTCACTATCGTgctgctcctggactacctcaaGGAGTTTGAGAAGTACCTGCTCGCTCGAAAGCATCGTGCCGGAGACGACGATGACGCGGGCTACGACACGAGCGGTGGGATGCTAGGACAATCACCATGA